A window of Ignavibacterium sp. contains these coding sequences:
- a CDS encoding radical SAM protein, with protein sequence MNKIILFNPKSANWKHRIPNSILQIGASIHNKHEYVFVDGNLETDCWNKIKKYLDTNEYKYFAVTVMPGMQLRQAIPFSKKVRESFPSVKIIWGGYFASNQYKVCLESGFVDFIINGPGDEAFPQLIDALEKNADYSSINNLIYRKENQIVKTHKSDLIDQDTLPPLPYDYLNRFYSIEKYLGKTFLGKRTAAYHSSVGCPFTCSFCAVVPIYQARWKGKSAKNVFNDLMYLKERFKIDAVEFHDNNFFVSEKRTVEFAELVKNEKINWWGEGRIDTIDKYKDDSLEMMKEAGCKMIFFGAETGNDDILKQMDKGGTQSREQIIGFAKRLRRFNIIPEYSFVLGLPADSESKVYQQINDDINFIKEIKEVNPDTEIIIYVYSPVPTEGSELYEQVTKAGFKFPSNLEEWLSPSWENFDLRKNPLTPWLKPFMIDRIKNFETVLNGYFPTVSDYKLTSFQRKVIKFFSAWRYKTGFYYFPYEIKFLQRFWLKYRQPEIEGFYAE encoded by the coding sequence ATGAACAAAATCATTCTCTTTAATCCCAAAAGTGCAAATTGGAAACATCGGATTCCAAACTCAATACTTCAGATTGGCGCTTCTATTCACAACAAGCATGAATATGTTTTTGTTGATGGAAACTTAGAGACCGATTGCTGGAATAAAATTAAAAAATATCTTGATACAAATGAGTATAAGTACTTTGCTGTAACTGTAATGCCCGGAATGCAACTAAGGCAAGCAATTCCCTTTTCTAAAAAAGTAAGAGAAAGCTTTCCTTCAGTAAAAATTATCTGGGGCGGATATTTTGCTTCTAATCAATATAAAGTTTGTCTTGAATCTGGTTTTGTGGATTTCATTATCAATGGTCCTGGTGATGAAGCTTTCCCACAATTGATTGACGCTTTAGAAAAAAATGCTGACTACTCTTCTATAAACAATCTGATTTACAGAAAAGAAAATCAAATAGTTAAAACTCACAAATCTGATTTAATTGATCAGGATACTCTACCTCCTTTGCCTTATGATTATCTCAACCGGTTCTATTCAATCGAAAAATATCTTGGCAAAACTTTTTTAGGAAAGAGAACAGCAGCTTATCATTCAAGCGTTGGTTGTCCTTTTACTTGTTCGTTTTGTGCTGTAGTCCCAATTTACCAGGCGAGATGGAAAGGAAAATCTGCAAAAAATGTTTTTAATGATTTGATGTACCTTAAAGAAAGGTTTAAAATAGATGCCGTTGAATTTCACGATAACAATTTTTTTGTTTCTGAAAAAAGAACCGTTGAATTTGCTGAACTTGTAAAGAACGAGAAAATTAATTGGTGGGGAGAAGGAAGAATTGATACAATAGATAAGTACAAAGATGATTCGCTTGAAATGATGAAAGAAGCTGGCTGCAAAATGATTTTCTTCGGAGCAGAGACAGGTAACGATGATATTCTTAAACAAATGGATAAAGGCGGAACTCAGAGTCGTGAACAAATAATAGGTTTTGCGAAGAGACTTCGCAGGTTTAATATCATTCCGGAATATTCTTTTGTGCTTGGTTTGCCGGCAGATTCAGAAAGCAAAGTTTATCAGCAAATCAATGATGATATAAACTTCATTAAAGAAATTAAAGAAGTTAATCCCGATACCGAAATCATAATTTATGTTTATTCTCCCGTTCCCACAGAAGGTTCTGAACTTTATGAGCAGGTAACAAAAGCCGGATTTAAATTCCCATCAAATCTTGAAGAATGGTTAAGTCCTTCGTGGGAAAATTTTGATCTGAGAAAAAATCCATTAACACCGTGGCTTAAGCCTTTTATGATTGACAGAATAAAAAACTTTGAGACTGTGTTAAATGGTTATTTTCCCACAGTATCTGATTATAAGCTCACCTCATTTCAGCGAAAAGTAATTAAGTTTTTTTCTGCCTGGAGATATAAAACAGGATTTTATTACTTTCCTTATGAAATAAAATTCTTACAACGGTTCTGGTTAAAGTATCGTCAACCGGAAATAGAAGGGTTTTACGCAGAATGA
- a CDS encoding methyltransferase: MNVFKRVLFSVLSRAYKIYSTKTRNCNFRNLKLKVLPGVFHPGFFFSTKFLISHLDKYDLKNKRLLEPGAGSGMISVYSAKKGADVTASDISLSVIENIKINASLNDCSINVIYSDLFDSISKQEFDFIIINPPYFPKNPKNESEFAWFCGNEFQYFEKLFKQITDFLFPQTTALMVLSEDCDIKKIKAIANKNNVEMKLIESKKFFWEANFIYQLHLNKN, from the coding sequence ATGAATGTTTTCAAAAGAGTATTGTTTTCTGTTTTAAGTCGTGCTTACAAAATTTATTCAACCAAAACAAGAAATTGCAATTTCAGAAATCTTAAATTAAAAGTTCTGCCAGGTGTTTTTCATCCGGGATTTTTCTTCAGTACAAAATTTCTCATTTCACATCTTGATAAATATGATTTGAAAAATAAACGATTGCTTGAACCTGGCGCTGGTAGTGGAATGATTTCAGTTTATTCTGCTAAAAAGGGAGCTGATGTTACAGCAAGTGACATTAGCTTATCAGTGATTGAGAATATTAAAATAAACGCATCGTTAAATGATTGCAGCATAAATGTTATTTATTCCGATCTGTTTGATTCAATTTCCAAACAAGAATTTGATTTCATTATAATTAATCCACCTTACTTTCCCAAAAATCCAAAGAATGAATCCGAGTTTGCGTGGTTTTGTGGAAACGAGTTTCAATACTTTGAAAAGCTGTTCAAACAGATTACGGATTTTCTTTTTCCACAAACAACCGCATTAATGGTTCTGTCTGAAGATTGCGACATTAAAAAGATTAAAGCAATTGCAAATAAAAATAATGTTGAGATGAAGTTAATCGAATCAAAGAAATTTTTTTGGGAAGCGAATTTTATATATCAACTTCATCTCAACAAAAATTAA
- a CDS encoding pirin family protein has product MNYLIHRSEERGKANYGWLDTKYSFSFARYYDPDKMGFGLLRVLNDDIVLPDSGFGTHPHDNMEIITIILDGQLQHKDSMGNGSVIKKDEVQVMSAGSGVTHSEFNPSKSEKVNLLQIWIYPKEENITPRYDQKSFPKEERRNNLVTVVSGYNENGSLYIHQNAEIKLGYFDKGNKIKYKIREGSGVYLFIIEGHLKVGDEDLFRRDAIGIYDTGEFEIEVIENSEFVLLEVPMN; this is encoded by the coding sequence ATGAACTACTTAATTCATCGCTCTGAAGAAAGAGGGAAAGCAAACTATGGCTGGCTTGATACTAAATACAGTTTCAGTTTTGCACGATATTATGATCCCGACAAAATGGGATTTGGTTTGTTAAGAGTATTAAATGATGATATTGTATTGCCCGACTCAGGATTTGGAACTCATCCGCATGATAATATGGAAATCATCACGATTATTCTTGATGGTCAGCTTCAGCACAAAGACAGTATGGGAAATGGCTCGGTCATTAAGAAAGACGAAGTTCAGGTTATGTCGGCTGGAAGCGGAGTTACACATTCAGAATTTAATCCGTCAAAATCAGAAAAAGTTAATCTTTTGCAAATCTGGATTTATCCGAAAGAGGAAAACATTACCCCACGATATGATCAGAAATCATTTCCGAAAGAAGAACGAAGAAATAATCTTGTTACAGTAGTTTCCGGATATAATGAAAACGGTTCGTTGTATATTCATCAGAATGCAGAAATAAAGTTGGGATATTTTGATAAAGGAAATAAAATTAAATATAAAATCAGAGAAGGAAGTGGTGTTTATCTTTTTATTATAGAAGGACATTTGAAAGTTGGCGATGAAGATCTATTCAGACGAGATGCTATTGGAATTTATGATACAGGTGAGTTTGAAATTGAAGTAATTGAAAATTCTGAGTTCGTTCTTCTTGAAGTTCCGATGAATTAA
- a CDS encoding sensor histidine kinase — protein sequence MIITTSLLAITENPDYKFTQLKIEDGLSQSTVYSIIQDKKGFVWFGTGNGLNRYDGYKFLIYSNNPVDSTTISDNGIISMFEDKEGIIWIGTSAGNINRFDRTKEEFSHKNISELIEKSELPSDYYFDYPISFARNLSQTITAICEDLNNNLWIGTWGKGIIVIDKNFNLLNHFYNDSNDNNSTLPSNRIMDIQCDSDGNIWIATFGKGLLKAELNGNKYNSVKFNTFLNKNSDIAGDDFIIKVFEDKKKNIWIGTYYSGVFFLSADEKNLNPKQVNFIQYKNSVSENSLSNNTVMYFDEDKEGNIWIGTLGGGLDRFNTKSKSFSNFKSDPLNQNSLADNDVLSLCVDKSGIVWVGSHLGKGITKIQRNTTKFNLIGFQPNNPKYLNDGVVWAIHKDKSGLLWIGTYKGGLNCYDPLRNKLLFYKDKSNSKLSSNHIRVIAEDNYENLWIGTYDGGLNIFNKKTGEIKVYSHNPNDTNSIAGNQIQTILIDGNDYYIGTFGGGINKVSVIGNPFTQQLKFRNFKHKDDDEYSVSDNRIYKIYKDEKGIIWICTYGGGVNLFNPDSETFKKYPNTAAEKENITANNMMTILRDSYNTMWVGTYGDGLFSFDIESGKFTRYSVREGMSSAVVYGILEDRLKNLWISSDNGIYKYDLINKDFTRFDIKDGLQSLEFSGGAYLYSNDGIMYFGGINGINYFRPEEIKTNTFIPPVVISSIKVLDNIIKGEPSELNLRYDENTISFEFASLDYSDPKDNLYAYILEGFDNDWQFTNSSLRIATYTNLSPGEYVFKVRGSNSDGIWNENYASITVIISPPFWKTYWFIALTSLIVILILYYVFTIRIKSQLAIEKLKSRLAADLHDNVGSGLTEISILSEVASRKNLNTTSNELMKISELSRQLVDNMSDIVWVVNPEKDSLHDLIIRLKNSYSEILSSMNCELKIKDIQKLKRIKIPIDIKQNLYLILKEAFNNAIKHSHASLILMSFETEDDFLKIILRDNGIGMDLNKIIFGNGISNMKKRAQSIGWKLEIDSREGDGTAIIFSGKIKSRKLSELLK from the coding sequence GTGATTATTACTACAAGTCTGCTGGCAATCACAGAAAATCCTGATTACAAATTCACTCAGTTGAAGATTGAAGATGGTCTTTCACAAAGCACTGTTTATTCTATCATTCAGGATAAAAAAGGTTTTGTGTGGTTTGGGACAGGAAACGGTTTAAATAGATATGATGGATATAAATTTTTAATTTACTCCAATAATCCGGTTGATTCGACCACAATTTCTGATAACGGAATAATTTCAATGTTCGAAGATAAAGAAGGGATTATCTGGATTGGAACTTCAGCAGGAAACATCAATCGTTTTGACAGAACCAAAGAAGAGTTTTCTCATAAAAATATTTCTGAACTGATTGAAAAATCTGAACTTCCCTCTGATTATTACTTTGATTATCCGATTTCATTTGCAAGAAATCTTTCACAAACTATCACAGCAATTTGTGAAGATTTAAATAATAATCTCTGGATTGGAACCTGGGGAAAAGGAATAATTGTAATTGATAAAAACTTTAATCTGTTGAATCATTTTTATAATGACTCAAATGATAATAACTCAACTTTGCCTTCAAACAGAATAATGGATATTCAATGTGATAGCGACGGAAACATCTGGATTGCAACCTTTGGCAAAGGATTACTGAAAGCTGAATTGAACGGCAATAAATATAATTCTGTAAAGTTCAACACCTTTCTCAACAAAAATTCTGATATCGCTGGCGATGATTTTATCATAAAAGTTTTTGAAGATAAAAAGAAAAATATCTGGATTGGAACTTATTATTCGGGCGTTTTCTTTTTATCGGCAGACGAAAAGAATCTAAATCCAAAGCAAGTAAACTTCATACAGTATAAAAATTCAGTTAGTGAAAATTCATTATCAAACAATACTGTAATGTATTTTGATGAAGATAAAGAAGGAAACATCTGGATTGGAACTTTGGGCGGTGGTCTCGACAGATTCAATACAAAGTCAAAATCTTTTTCAAATTTTAAATCCGATCCGCTTAACCAAAATTCACTTGCCGATAATGATGTTCTTTCGCTTTGTGTTGATAAATCAGGAATTGTTTGGGTTGGTTCACATCTTGGTAAGGGCATAACAAAAATTCAGCGCAATACAACCAAGTTTAATCTGATTGGTTTTCAACCTAACAATCCAAAGTATCTTAATGATGGTGTTGTTTGGGCAATTCATAAAGATAAATCCGGTTTATTATGGATTGGAACTTATAAAGGCGGACTTAATTGTTATGATCCTTTGAGAAACAAATTATTATTCTATAAAGATAAATCGAACAGTAAATTAAGCAGTAATCACATTCGTGTGATAGCTGAAGATAATTACGAAAATCTTTGGATTGGTACTTATGATGGAGGATTAAATATCTTCAATAAAAAAACTGGCGAGATAAAAGTTTATAGCCACAATCCAAATGATACAAATTCAATTGCCGGCAATCAGATTCAAACAATTCTGATTGATGGAAATGATTATTACATCGGAACATTTGGCGGAGGAATAAATAAAGTTTCAGTAATTGGCAATCCATTTACTCAACAATTAAAGTTCAGAAATTTTAAACATAAAGATGATGATGAATACTCGGTTTCTGATAACCGTATTTATAAAATTTATAAAGATGAAAAAGGAATAATCTGGATTTGCACTTATGGAGGTGGTGTAAATCTATTTAATCCCGATTCTGAAACATTCAAAAAATATCCGAATACAGCTGCTGAAAAAGAGAACATTACAGCAAATAATATGATGACAATCTTAAGAGATTCTTACAACACAATGTGGGTTGGAACTTATGGAGATGGATTGTTCAGTTTTGATATTGAATCGGGTAAGTTTACAAGATATTCTGTTAGAGAAGGAATGTCCAGCGCAGTTGTTTATGGAATTTTAGAGGATAGATTAAAAAATCTCTGGATAAGTTCTGATAACGGAATTTATAAATACGATTTAATCAACAAAGATTTTACACGATTCGATATTAAAGATGGTTTGCAAAGTCTTGAATTCAGTGGCGGAGCTTATCTCTATTCAAATGACGGAATAATGTACTTTGGTGGAATAAACGGAATTAATTATTTCCGACCGGAAGAAATAAAGACCAATACTTTTATTCCTCCTGTTGTAATTTCATCAATAAAAGTTTTGGATAATATTATTAAAGGCGAACCTTCCGAATTAAATCTTCGCTATGATGAAAACACAATAAGCTTTGAGTTTGCTTCTCTGGATTATTCTGATCCGAAAGACAATCTATATGCATATATACTCGAAGGTTTTGATAACGATTGGCAATTCACAAACTCTTCTTTGCGAATTGCTACCTACACAAATCTGTCACCGGGCGAATATGTTTTTAAAGTGAGAGGAAGTAACAGCGATGGTATATGGAATGAAAACTATGCATCAATAACAGTAATAATTTCACCACCATTCTGGAAAACATATTGGTTTATTGCTCTTACATCTTTGATTGTAATTTTAATTCTTTATTATGTATTCACCATACGAATTAAAAGTCAGTTAGCAATAGAAAAACTTAAGTCACGCCTTGCAGCGGATCTTCACGACAATGTTGGTTCAGGTTTAACCGAGATATCAATTCTTAGTGAAGTTGCATCACGAAAAAATTTAAATACAACTTCAAACGAGCTTATGAAGATAAGTGAATTATCAAGACAACTTGTTGATAATATGAGCGATATAGTTTGGGTTGTTAATCCCGAAAAAGATTCGCTACATGATTTGATTATCAGATTAAAAAATTCTTACTCTGAAATACTTTCATCAATGAATTGCGAACTGAAAATAAAGGATATTCAGAAACTGAAAAGAATTAAAATTCCAATTGATATAAAACAGAATCTGTATCTTATTCTTAAAGAAGCTTTCAACAATGCAATAAAGCACAGCCATGCATCGCTGATACTAATGAGCTTTGAAACCGAAGATGATTTTCTAAAAATTATTTTACGGGATAATGGAATAGGAATGGACTTAAATAAAATTATTTTTGGTAATGGAATTTCTAATATGAAAAAGCGAGCACAGTCAATTGGATGGAAACTGGAAATTGATTCAAGAGAAGGTGATGGAACTGCAATAATATTCAGTGGTAAAATTAAATCAAGAAAATTATCTGAGTTACTTAAATGA
- a CDS encoding response regulator transcription factor: MINVAIVEDNDTIREGLSALINGTDGYKCVAVFRDCESFLLKLNQLQIDVVLMDIGLPGMSGIEGVQKAINKNPDLNILMLTIYEESEKVFDALCAGATGYLVKKTPPAKLLEAIKDAYEGGSPMSSGIARQVINAFKETKTKDAVDENYNLSSREIEVLNLLADGYNYQEIAETLFISVDTVRHHIRNIYKKLHVHSQSEAVAKAIRKKII; this comes from the coding sequence ATGATTAATGTTGCAATAGTAGAAGATAACGATACTATCCGCGAAGGACTTTCGGCTTTAATTAACGGAACAGATGGCTATAAATGTGTTGCCGTTTTCAGAGATTGTGAATCATTTCTATTAAAATTAAATCAGTTACAAATTGATGTTGTACTTATGGATATTGGTTTACCCGGAATGAGTGGAATCGAAGGAGTTCAGAAAGCAATAAATAAAAATCCGGATCTTAATATCCTGATGCTTACTATTTACGAAGAGAGCGAAAAAGTTTTCGACGCATTATGTGCAGGTGCAACCGGATATCTTGTTAAGAAAACTCCACCGGCAAAACTTCTTGAGGCAATTAAAGATGCCTACGAAGGTGGCTCTCCTATGAGTTCGGGAATTGCGCGACAGGTAATCAATGCATTCAAAGAAACAAAAACAAAAGACGCAGTTGATGAAAATTATAATCTTAGTTCACGAGAAATTGAAGTATTGAATCTATTAGCTGATGGCTATAACTATCAGGAAATTGCAGAAACACTGTTTATCAGCGTTGACACTGTAAGACATCATATCAGAAATATTTATAAAAAACTTCATGTTCATTCACAATCGGAAGCTGTTGCAAAAGCAATAAGAAAAAAAATTATCTGA
- a CDS encoding pyridoxal-phosphate dependent enzyme, which translates to MNVEEIKNYFSSSRQTPLQQVNDEIFLQKKINLFIKRDDLIDEYLSGNKFFKLKYNLIDAAENNYSTLLSFGGAYSNHIYSLAYAGKIFGFKTIGVIRGEEHLPLNPTLSFAKECGMEFYYLSRSDYRKKYSEEILSHLKKTFGDFYLIPEGGSNFLAVRGCSEIPKRIEANYDYIFCACGTGGTIAGIIDGSDEISKVIGVAVLKNASFLKNDISKISQTKKSNWEILLDYHFGGYAKFDNELIQFIKYFEKKFNIPLEPIYTGKMLFAIYDLTKKNFFPENCTIVAYHSGGLQGLKGLIERKIWK; encoded by the coding sequence ATGAATGTCGAAGAGATTAAAAATTATTTTTCCTCATCCAGACAAACGCCACTTCAGCAAGTTAATGATGAGATTTTCCTGCAAAAGAAAATCAACCTTTTCATAAAACGTGATGATCTGATTGATGAATACCTGAGCGGTAATAAATTTTTCAAACTAAAGTATAACCTGATTGACGCCGCTGAGAATAATTATTCAACACTGCTTTCCTTTGGTGGAGCTTACTCGAATCATATTTATTCACTTGCTTATGCAGGCAAAATATTCGGCTTCAAAACGATCGGAGTAATCAGGGGAGAAGAACATCTTCCACTTAATCCAACTCTTAGTTTCGCTAAAGAATGTGGAATGGAGTTTTATTACTTAAGCAGAAGCGACTATAGAAAAAAGTATTCAGAGGAGATTTTATCCCATTTGAAAAAAACATTTGGCGATTTCTATCTTATTCCCGAAGGCGGAAGTAATTTTCTTGCAGTCAGAGGATGTTCAGAAATTCCCAAAAGAATAGAAGCCAACTATGATTATATCTTTTGTGCTTGTGGTACTGGCGGAACTATTGCCGGAATAATTGATGGCTCAGATGAAATATCAAAAGTAATTGGTGTTGCTGTTCTTAAAAATGCATCATTCCTCAAGAATGATATTTCTAAAATTTCACAAACTAAAAAATCAAACTGGGAGATTTTACTTGATTATCATTTTGGTGGCTATGCAAAATTTGATAATGAGTTGATTCAATTCATAAAATATTTTGAAAAAAAATTTAACATCCCACTTGAACCGATTTACACAGGCAAAATGCTTTTTGCTATTTATGATTTAACAAAGAAAAATTTCTTTCCCGAAAACTGTACAATAGTAGCTTATCACTCCGGTGGATTACAGGGACTAAAAGGTTTAATCGAAAGAAAGATTTGGAAGTAA
- a CDS encoding ATP-binding protein: MDKIKILIVEDEAIIAKNIESKLTKAGYEVVDTVFTGNDAIKSGIEKNPDIILLDIKLKGEIGGIEAAERIKQQKDIPVIFLTSYTDEDTFEKAKLTEPAAYLSKPFNLDELNRIIQLTLFNHKIKKELVETKKRYQLAVEAGRTGVWEYIPSERKTIVDSGFLKLMGISGEGKSTEGNDWIDFVPIGELELINSKLNDLVSGKVDTYSFEHRIKRADGQIRWVISKGNLVKDEVSNKIKIVGTLTDITELKETEKKLKHYADDLKRSNTAKDNFFSIIAHDLRNPFHTILGASELLAHYSSDMSIEEIKETAQNIYRAASNVYNLLVNLLEWSRFHTGKIEVKKTQFNLCEIVNQVLELYSEQSERKKITVHSQCDDTCFVYTDKYMIESVIRNLVSNAIKFTPSGKSIEVVCKNLNDDFAEFSVKDYGTGIPKDIQQKLFQIDTQISTRGTDQEKGTGLGLVLCKDFIEKNGGTISFESEFGKGSIFRVTIPKN, encoded by the coding sequence ATGGATAAAATAAAAATACTTATCGTTGAAGACGAAGCTATTATCGCAAAGAATATTGAGTCAAAACTTACTAAAGCCGGCTATGAAGTTGTTGATACAGTTTTTACCGGTAACGATGCGATTAAATCAGGAATAGAAAAAAATCCCGATATAATTTTACTCGACATTAAACTTAAAGGCGAAATTGGTGGAATTGAAGCCGCAGAAAGAATAAAACAACAAAAAGATATTCCGGTTATTTTTCTTACTTCATACACTGACGAAGATACATTTGAAAAAGCAAAGCTTACTGAACCCGCAGCTTATCTTTCAAAGCCATTTAACCTCGATGAGTTAAACAGAATAATTCAACTTACTCTTTTCAATCATAAAATTAAAAAGGAATTAGTCGAAACAAAGAAAAGATATCAACTAGCAGTTGAAGCCGGCAGAACAGGTGTTTGGGAGTATATTCCATCCGAAAGAAAGACCATTGTTGATAGCGGTTTTCTGAAGTTAATGGGAATATCCGGCGAAGGAAAATCAACCGAAGGAAATGATTGGATAGATTTTGTACCGATCGGGGAACTTGAATTAATTAATTCCAAACTAAATGATCTTGTTTCCGGCAAGGTTGATACATATTCTTTTGAGCATAGAATTAAAAGAGCTGATGGACAAATCAGATGGGTTATTTCAAAAGGAAATCTTGTTAAAGATGAAGTAAGTAATAAAATAAAAATTGTAGGAACTCTCACCGATATAACTGAACTGAAAGAAACCGAAAAAAAATTAAAGCACTATGCGGATGATCTCAAGAGAAGTAACACAGCAAAAGATAATTTCTTTTCAATTATTGCACATGATTTAAGAAATCCCTTTCATACAATTCTCGGAGCTTCAGAACTTCTGGCACACTACTCATCCGATATGAGTATCGAAGAAATTAAAGAAACAGCTCAAAATATTTATCGTGCTGCAAGTAATGTTTATAATCTTCTTGTCAATTTACTTGAGTGGTCAAGATTTCATACCGGAAAAATTGAAGTAAAGAAAACACAATTTAATTTATGTGAGATTGTAAATCAGGTTCTAGAGCTTTATTCCGAGCAATCTGAAAGGAAAAAAATCACTGTTCACTCTCAATGCGATGACACTTGTTTCGTTTACACAGATAAATATATGATTGAATCTGTCATAAGGAATCTGGTTTCGAATGCAATCAAGTTTACTCCATCGGGAAAAAGTATCGAAGTAGTTTGTAAAAATCTGAACGATGACTTTGCAGAGTTCTCCGTTAAGGATTACGGAACTGGTATTCCAAAAGATATTCAGCAAAAACTTTTTCAGATTGATACTCAGATATCAACGCGAGGTACAGATCAGGAAAAAGGAACTGGTCTGGGATTGGTTCTCTGCAAAGATTTTATCGAGAAGAACGGAGGAACAATCTCGTTTGAGAGTGAATTTGGCAAAGGTTCAATTTTCAGAGTTACGATTCCCAAAAACTAA
- a CDS encoding MFS transporter, which produces MSDLIIVFIGLGLILYFFFVLATSRNAIFKGYNGLIWFLLSLVIPPIAYVIILSLPVKKEKSKEDYSAFDNIVLELTQPFIDLAHTSRALLGVNISYVLEGLTYFGVLGLLAIYFNEFIGLNDIDAGRMVGVLTAGITLAMLFLGATVDWIGLRKSLLIALSLMLLGRIFLTIAPSTGQPGLWDSAHTIAMVGILFIILGYGIYQPACYAGVKQLTDEKTAAMGYAMLYALMNLGGFLPGIISPPVRKAYGITGVYWVYVALTVLGIAVVYFLITKKAMSDAISKKGEDFVKAQKEESDEMASMSTKEKMIFYFKNFPLRDLRFLYFIFILIFVQTLFAHNWLTIPQYTSRAFEGFVSDNFEFFVNLNPILIFILTPMVAALTAKKNAYDMMIIGTFVMASPTFILALGPNINTLIAYILIMTIGEAMWQPRFLQWVAEIAPKNMTGIYMGIGQFPWFLTKVITSLYSGWFLMKYCPADKPPSEMNTEMMWFIYGLIAIVSPIGLLLARKWMLKGFKVKHQE; this is translated from the coding sequence ATGAGTGATCTAATTATTGTCTTCATCGGTCTGGGGTTAATTCTCTATTTCTTTTTTGTTCTGGCAACTTCAAGAAATGCAATCTTTAAAGGTTATAATGGATTGATTTGGTTTTTGTTATCATTAGTAATTCCGCCGATTGCTTATGTGATTATACTTTCACTTCCGGTTAAAAAAGAAAAATCTAAAGAAGATTATAGTGCTTTTGATAACATCGTTCTTGAACTTACCCAACCGTTCATCGATTTAGCCCATACATCACGAGCATTACTCGGAGTAAATATCTCTTATGTTCTTGAAGGATTAACTTACTTCGGTGTGCTTGGTTTACTTGCGATTTATTTCAATGAGTTTATCGGACTAAATGATATTGATGCAGGAAGAATGGTTGGTGTGCTTACAGCTGGTATTACTCTCGCAATGTTATTTTTAGGTGCAACAGTTGATTGGATTGGATTAAGAAAATCATTGCTGATTGCTCTGTCACTTATGCTTCTGGGAAGAATATTTCTTACAATTGCTCCTTCAACTGGTCAGCCGGGCTTATGGGATTCTGCTCACACAATTGCAATGGTTGGAATATTATTTATAATTCTTGGCTATGGAATTTATCAACCGGCTTGCTATGCAGGCGTTAAACAATTAACAGATGAAAAAACTGCCGCAATGGGTTATGCAATGCTTTATGCATTAATGAACCTTGGAGGATTTCTTCCCGGGATTATTTCTCCGCCCGTAAGAAAAGCTTATGGTATAACCGGTGTTTATTGGGTTTATGTTGCTTTAACTGTTCTGGGAATTGCGGTCGTTTATTTTCTTATAACAAAGAAAGCAATGAGTGATGCAATTTCAAAAAAGGGAGAAGATTTTGTAAAAGCTCAGAAGGAAGAAAGCGATGAAATGGCAAGCATGTCAACTAAAGAAAAAATGATTTTCTATTTCAAAAATTTTCCTTTGCGCGATTTAAGATTTCTTTACTTCATTTTCATTTTGATTTTCGTACAAACACTCTTTGCTCACAACTGGCTTACAATCCCGCAATACACTAGTCGTGCATTTGAAGGATTCGTAAGCGATAACTTTGAATTTTTTGTAAATCTTAATCCGATTTTAATTTTCATTCTCACTCCGATGGTGGCAGCATTAACAGCAAAGAAAAATGCTTATGATATGATGATAATCGGAACATTTGTTATGGCATCACCAACATTTATTCTGGCACTTGGACCAAACATTAATACTTTGATTGCATATATTCTGATTATGACAATCGGTGAAGCAATGTGGCAACCACGATTTCTTCAATGGGTTGCTGAAATTGCCCCAAAGAATATGACAGGAATTTATATGGGAATTGGACAGTTTCCATGGTTTTTAACAAAAGTTATTACAAGTTTATACTCCGGTTGGTTTCTGATGAAATATTGTCCGGCAGATAAACC